A portion of the Candidatus Schekmanbacteria bacterium genome contains these proteins:
- a CDS encoding SBBP repeat-containing protein, whose protein sequence is MGRKSILFIIVFSILLIPFITFANTQPDTSKVLAKAAKLQIPFIENKGQVQDKSVRFYANTFAGNVFVTDKGEIVYGLVNGESFTPLRETLIGTIPSTIKGESKSATQVNYFVGNKENWKSNISTWDSVNLGEVYEGVELKLKAYGQNVEKLFYVNECGDVDDIKLTFDGAEDIFVNESGELEVETELGTVKFTKPFAYQELDGKKIEVKCNFIVPSSTLRGEERGEGELSYGFQVASYDKNYPLVIDPSIVYFGTFGGGVTTIPYDVTLDNSGNVYITGQTYGTLGDFPLISPLYSYNKGDSDVFVLKINASGTALVYSTFIGGTGVDVGYGIAVDSSENIYITGSTTSSNFPLMSPIQALKAGTNDAFITKINSSGTSLIYSTYLGGSNSDYCTAIAVDNSGNAYVTGNTNSTNFPLSSPLQGSFGGGSYDAFLTKINSSGNVFVYSTYLGGSDWERGNSIAVDSAGNAYVTGSTQSTNFPIYNAFQSTMKDNNGYYSQHAFITKINSSGTTFIFSTYFGGTFGAVGKGIAVDSYGNIYVGGETFSYDLPVTNYLSNPFPMSTNAFVSKFDTTGATLLYSTFFGGSWEQTVNDIAIDGGGNIYIVGSTYSYVDFPVYRAFQPQFNNTSGLKDGFVSKINPATQSFEYSSYLGSYSYGVDNVAYGVAASLDGTAYVAGVSGLPRINSPSGLNGGDAFIAKIADIPTAITLSLFEINQHGKKVLLTWQTATEIDNLGFNILRSETADGQYVKINNRLIKAKGSSTKGVSYKFKDKNIEAGKTYFYKLEDIDSNTGPNLSDAVKVKVTARKGKEKKK, encoded by the coding sequence ATGGGGCGTAAATCAATTCTATTTATTATTGTGTTCTCAATCCTGTTAATTCCTTTCATTACTTTTGCAAACACACAACCTGATACATCAAAAGTTTTAGCTAAGGCGGCTAAGCTCCAGATACCTTTCATAGAGAACAAGGGACAGGTTCAGGACAAGTCTGTAAGATTTTATGCAAACACTTTTGCAGGCAATGTGTTCGTTACTGATAAAGGAGAGATAGTTTACGGGTTGGTAAACGGAGAAAGCTTTACTCCCCTTCGCGAAACTCTCATTGGTACAATACCGTCAACTATAAAGGGCGAGAGCAAATCAGCAACACAGGTAAATTACTTCGTTGGTAATAAAGAAAACTGGAAGTCAAACATCTCCACATGGGACAGCGTAAATCTCGGTGAAGTCTATGAAGGTGTGGAGTTAAAGCTCAAAGCATACGGACAAAATGTAGAAAAGCTTTTCTATGTAAATGAATGCGGAGATGTTGATGATATTAAACTAACATTCGACGGTGCAGAAGATATTTTTGTCAATGAAAGCGGAGAACTTGAAGTAGAGACAGAACTCGGCACAGTGAAATTTACCAAGCCCTTCGCCTATCAGGAGCTTGATGGAAAAAAGATTGAGGTAAAATGCAACTTCATCGTCCCTTCCTCTACCCTGCGGGGAGAGGAACGAGGTGAGGGGGAACTCTCCTACGGCTTCCAGGTCGCCTCATACGACAAGAACTATCCGCTGGTCATAGATCCATCTATTGTTTATTTTGGAACATTTGGTGGAGGTGTAACAACCATCCCCTATGATGTAACTCTCGATAATTCAGGAAATGTGTACATCACAGGACAAACTTATGGCACTCTCGGTGATTTTCCACTAATTTCTCCATTATATAGTTATAATAAAGGGGACAGTGATGTGTTTGTTTTAAAAATTAATGCAAGCGGCACCGCACTTGTTTATTCAACTTTTATCGGTGGAACCGGGGTTGATGTCGGCTATGGTATCGCAGTTGATAGCTCAGAGAATATTTATATTACAGGTTCGACAACATCATCTAATTTTCCCTTAATGTCTCCAATACAAGCTTTGAAAGCTGGAACAAATGATGCATTTATTACCAAAATAAATTCATCCGGAACATCCCTTATTTATTCAACATATCTGGGAGGTAGCAATTCTGATTACTGTACCGCAATAGCAGTTGATAACTCGGGGAATGCCTATGTTACAGGAAATACCAATTCTACAAATTTCCCCTTGTCATCTCCATTGCAGGGAAGTTTTGGGGGAGGAAGTTACGACGCATTTTTAACAAAAATTAATTCTTCAGGAAATGTTTTTGTTTATTCTACATACCTTGGTGGAAGCGACTGGGAAAGGGGGAATAGTATTGCCGTTGATTCAGCAGGCAATGCATATGTGACTGGAAGCACACAATCAACAAATTTCCCTATATATAATGCCTTTCAATCAACTATGAAAGACAACAATGGTTATTATTCCCAACATGCTTTTATAACAAAGATTAATTCTTCAGGCACGACATTTATTTTTTCAACATATTTTGGAGGAACTTTCGGTGCTGTTGGTAAAGGCATTGCAGTTGATTCATACGGTAATATCTATGTAGGCGGTGAAACTTTTTCCTATGATCTTCCAGTTACCAACTATCTTTCAAATCCTTTCCCTATGAGCACTAATGCCTTTGTAAGTAAATTTGACACAACAGGCGCCACACTTCTTTATTCTACTTTTTTCGGTGGAAGTTGGGAACAGACAGTAAATGACATTGCTATAGACGGAGGCGGCAATATTTATATTGTCGGTTCAACATACTCTTATGTCGATTTTCCAGTTTATAGAGCCTTCCAGCCGCAATTCAACAATACAAGTGGTCTTAAAGATGGTTTTGTAAGCAAAATAAATCCGGCAACCCAATCTTTTGAATATTCCTCTTATTTAGGTAGTTATAGTTATGGAGTTGATAATGTGGCATATGGGGTTGCCGCATCACTTGATGGCACTGCATATGTAGCGGGAGTATCTGGTTTGCCAAGAATTAACAGTCCTTCAGGTTTAAATGGCGGGGACGCTTTTATTGCTAAAATTGCAGATATCCCAACAGCTATAACTCTTTCATTATTTGAAATAAATCAGCACGGCAAAAAAGTCCTTTTAACTTGGCAAACCGCCACAGAGATCGACAACCTCGGATTCAACATCCTGCGCAGTGAGACTGCTGATGGTCAATATGTTAAGATAAATAACAGACTCATCAAAGCCAAAGGGAGTTCAACAAAAGGTGTGAGTTACAAGTTCAAAGATAAGAATATTGAGGCAGGAAAGACTTACTTCTACAAACTCGAAGATATTGACAGCAACACAGGACCAAATCTGTCTGATGCGGTGAAAGTTAAAGTGACCGCAAGGAAGGGAAAAGAGAAGAAGAAATAA
- a CDS encoding PAS domain-containing protein gives MTKIKKTTGKQEKALAKKKDKRSISVPSASEEDIVSLPKLDFPIVGIGASAGGLAAFEAFFSGMPADTDPGMAFVIVQHLSPDHKSILSELVRRYTRMEVFEVEDGMVIKPNCTYIIPPNRDMVLLNGTLHLMEQIMSRGMRLPIDFFFRSLAQELRERSICIVLSGTGSDGTQGVRSIKGEGGMVMVQVPESAEYDGMPQSAIRTGLTDYILPPSEMPARLIAYVSHAFSKKILPVISPASTSEDALKKVCIMLRAKTGHDFSQYKQNTLVRRVERRMALCHIMQLDEYVRYLQQNQVEVESLFRDLLIGVTGFFRDPEAFKFFEEHIIPKIFSGKPAGTVIRVWVPGCSTGEEAYSIAILFQEHLDTLKQTFKVQLFATDIDKRAIDSARSGIFPASITADISPERLSRFFSHEPGSEVYRISKSIRDMLIISEQDVIKDPPFSKLDLISCRNLLIYMSGELQKKLIPMFHYALVPGGMLFLGTSETVGEFADLFATLDRKWKIYQSKEDIKSTHRAMGRFIPPLTEGSRTVPQTEKTVWDKNKISLRELTEKVLLNEYTPSSVVVDEHGDILYIHGRTGRYLEPAPGNAGMNILKMIREGLRRELTIALHKAVSRKELVSCPGLRIKIDSDFTTVNITVRPMMAGPAETAPLGMFMVAFEEAPPVNQTGPEVTDWKSESAGHLSIDRDAQVAALEQELLAKEEYLQTTAEELETSNEELKSSNEEMQSVNEELQSTNEELETSKEELQSVNEELATVNNELQIKVADLSQTNNDMNNLLAGTGVGIIFVDHQLRIRRFTPAVTQVINLIQTDVGRPVGHIVSNLICYDRLLEDTQEVLDTLVSKEVEVQNKSRNWYLLRIRPYRTLENVIEGAVLTFVDITEIVKARESLRRMAVVVKDSHDAVTLQDLDGNILSWNPAAEKIYGWSVSEALTMNVRDRIPERHSAEALARVQQLTENHILEPIQTQMLTKDGRIVEVWLTATALVNQTGKVYAIATTERALIDK, from the coding sequence ATGACAAAAATAAAGAAAACAACAGGCAAACAAGAAAAGGCATTGGCAAAGAAGAAAGATAAAAGATCAATCAGTGTGCCATCTGCTTCAGAAGAAGACATTGTTTCCTTACCGAAACTGGACTTTCCTATTGTAGGTATCGGTGCATCGGCTGGAGGTCTGGCGGCGTTCGAGGCTTTTTTTTCCGGCATGCCTGCCGACACCGACCCCGGCATGGCGTTTGTCATTGTTCAACATCTGTCTCCGGACCACAAGAGCATCCTCTCCGAGCTGGTGAGACGCTACACCCGGATGGAGGTCTTCGAGGTCGAGGATGGGATGGTTATAAAGCCAAACTGTACCTACATAATTCCTCCGAACCGGGATATGGTTTTACTGAACGGAACACTGCATTTGATGGAGCAGATAATGTCCCGAGGTATGCGTCTGCCCATTGACTTTTTCTTCCGGTCTCTTGCCCAGGAACTGCGAGAACGATCCATCTGCATAGTTCTTTCAGGAACTGGTAGCGACGGTACGCAGGGCGTCCGCTCAATCAAAGGCGAAGGGGGCATGGTGATGGTGCAGGTTCCTGAATCTGCCGAATATGATGGCATGCCGCAGAGCGCTATCAGAACAGGCCTTACGGATTATATCTTGCCGCCATCCGAGATGCCCGCCCGTCTTATTGCCTATGTTTCCCACGCCTTCAGTAAAAAGATTTTACCTGTTATTTCTCCTGCCTCCACGTCTGAAGATGCTCTGAAAAAGGTTTGTATTATGCTGCGCGCCAAGACAGGTCATGATTTTTCCCAGTATAAGCAGAACACCCTGGTCCGGCGCGTAGAACGCCGTATGGCCCTCTGCCACATCATGCAACTGGATGAATACGTTCGCTATTTGCAGCAAAATCAGGTGGAGGTGGAATCTCTATTTCGCGACCTGCTGATCGGAGTTACCGGCTTCTTTCGCGACCCGGAAGCATTCAAGTTCTTTGAAGAGCATATTATTCCCAAGATCTTTTCCGGCAAGCCTGCCGGCACTGTGATTCGTGTCTGGGTGCCGGGCTGCTCTACCGGCGAAGAGGCCTATTCCATCGCAATCCTGTTTCAGGAACATCTGGATACGCTAAAACAGACTTTCAAAGTGCAGCTTTTTGCCACTGACATTGACAAGCGGGCCATTGATTCGGCCCGTTCCGGCATTTTTCCCGCCAGTATTACTGCCGACATCTCACCGGAACGGCTGTCACGCTTTTTTTCTCATGAGCCGGGAAGCGAAGTCTACCGCATTTCGAAAAGCATTCGTGACATGCTGATCATTTCTGAACAGGATGTCATCAAAGACCCACCATTTTCTAAACTCGATTTGATCAGTTGCCGGAATCTGTTGATCTATATGAGTGGAGAATTGCAAAAGAAGCTTATCCCAATGTTTCACTATGCGTTGGTCCCGGGCGGCATGCTATTCCTGGGTACATCCGAAACAGTTGGAGAGTTTGCCGACCTTTTTGCCACGCTGGACCGGAAATGGAAGATCTACCAGAGCAAAGAGGACATCAAGAGCACCCACCGTGCTATGGGAAGGTTTATTCCTCCGCTGACAGAGGGCAGCAGGACTGTTCCACAGACAGAAAAAACAGTGTGGGACAAAAACAAGATATCTTTGCGAGAGCTTACTGAAAAGGTATTGCTGAATGAGTATACACCATCCAGCGTTGTTGTTGATGAGCACGGAGATATCCTGTATATACATGGCCGTACCGGCAGGTATCTGGAGCCCGCCCCCGGCAATGCAGGAATGAACATCCTGAAGATGATCCGCGAAGGCTTGCGTCGCGAGCTGACCATAGCTTTGCACAAAGCGGTTTCCCGAAAAGAGCTTGTGAGCTGTCCGGGTCTGCGAATCAAAATTGATAGTGACTTCACTACCGTTAATATTACAGTTCGTCCTATGATGGCAGGCCCTGCTGAAACAGCTCCCCTCGGGATGTTCATGGTTGCATTTGAGGAAGCGCCGCCTGTAAATCAGACCGGACCAGAGGTGACTGATTGGAAAAGTGAATCGGCAGGTCATCTTTCCATAGACAGAGACGCGCAGGTGGCGGCGCTCGAGCAGGAGCTTCTGGCCAAGGAGGAATACCTTCAGACTACCGCCGAGGAGCTTGAAACATCCAACGAAGAACTCAAATCCTCCAATGAGGAGATGCAGTCTGTGAACGAAGAGTTGCAGTCTACAAACGAGGAACTGGAAACCTCAAAGGAGGAACTGCAATCAGTCAACGAGGAACTCGCAACTGTCAACAATGAGCTGCAAATCAAAGTAGCAGACCTGTCTCAGACCAATAATGACATGAACAACCTGCTGGCCGGAACAGGTGTAGGTATAATATTTGTAGATCATCAACTCCGCATCCGGCGCTTTACTCCTGCCGTTACCCAGGTAATTAATCTGATTCAGACCGACGTGGGACGTCCGGTGGGTCATATTGTTTCCAACCTCATATGCTACGACCGTCTGTTAGAGGATACGCAAGAGGTGCTTGATACCCTGGTTTCCAAAGAGGTTGAAGTGCAGAACAAATCCCGCAATTGGTATCTCCTGCGCATCAGGCCCTATCGGACACTGGAAAATGTCATCGAAGGCGCGGTCCTCACTTTTGTTGATATTACCGAGATAGTAAAGGCGCGGGAGTCGCTGCGCCGCATGGCTGTTGTGGTAAAGGATTCTCATGACGCTGTCACATTGCAGGATCTGGATGGCAACATTCTCTCGTGGAACCCAGCGGCGGAGAAAATATATGGATGGAGCGTGTCCGAGGCGCTAACCATGAACGTCAGAGACCGGATACCTGAAAGACACAGCGCTGAAGCTTTAGCCAGAGTGCAGCAACTTACCGAGAATCATATTCTGGAGCCGATTCAAACGCAAATGCTGACAAAAGATGGACGGATCGTAGAAGTCTGGCTGACTGCCACGGCATTAGTAAATCAGACCGGAAAGGTCTATGCCATTGCGACCACCGAACGGGCTCTTATTGATAAATAA
- a CDS encoding histidinol phosphate phosphatase domain-containing protein encodes MIDLHTHTFFSDGALVPSELVRRAEDKGYKAIALTDHVDASNIDIVVPRIVKVAEELNRLQSVKVIAGLELTHVPPASIKRLADAAREMGAQLVVVHGETPVEPVKEGTNLAAIEAGVDVLAHPGLITRDEVRLAVKKGILLEITTRKGHSLGNGIVAKLALEENALLIVNTDTHAPGDLVTEAFAKKVLLCAGIPEEKTHSIFQNSVHTVQKVL; translated from the coding sequence ATGATTGATTTGCATACCCACACATTCTTCAGCGACGGTGCGTTAGTTCCATCAGAGCTTGTGCGCCGCGCAGAGGACAAAGGCTACAAGGCGATAGCGCTCACTGACCATGTTGATGCATCCAACATTGATATTGTCGTTCCCCGCATAGTCAAAGTTGCCGAGGAGCTTAACAGGCTCCAGTCAGTAAAGGTCATAGCAGGGCTTGAGCTTACGCATGTGCCTCCTGCATCAATCAAACGCCTTGCTGATGCAGCGCGTGAAATGGGGGCACAGCTTGTTGTTGTCCACGGGGAGACTCCTGTTGAACCTGTCAAAGAAGGAACAAACCTTGCAGCTATAGAGGCAGGTGTTGATGTCCTTGCCCATCCCGGATTGATAACCCGCGATGAAGTGCGTCTTGCAGTAAAAAAAGGGATACTCCTTGAAATAACCACCCGCAAAGGTCACAGTCTTGGCAATGGCATCGTTGCAAAGCTTGCGCTTGAGGAAAATGCGCTTTTGATAGTCAACACAGATACCCATGCACCGGGTGACCTTGTAACCGAAGCTTTTGCGAAAAAAGTCCTTCTTTGTGCCGGCATCCCGGAGGAGAAGACACATTCCATATTCCAGAATTCAGTCCACACTGTGCAGAAAGTGTTGTAA
- a CDS encoding (Fe-S)-binding protein, whose translation MAEEYCYPFNRNKLGDYYEMLWRCAKCGYCRNVFPSDTEHERFGRQCPPGERFRFEAYYASGRNEMTRRLIEGKQELTERLRHILYTCTTCNACEEWCSATQGLYTLKIIMELRKYFVEHGGDIVPQHRKIIQNLEKNYNRVNRNNKDRLGWLPDKGRGIEKADVVYFVGCRSSFRRIEIAKSAYELLTEKLGLKVSFIEDERCCGRPLLEIGKEEMAIEFMQHNVEKIKESGASQVFFTCAECFHNFNILESFGIKREFETTHISQFLALQLKSGKLSLEGMGKRRITFHDPCYLGRHEGVYEDPRELLSAIPGSELVEMPRNRKNAWCCGAGGGVKEAFIDYAQWIAQERMEEIKSVNADLLITSCPGCKENLWGKAKANQVEILDLAELINRTVKG comes from the coding sequence ATGGCTGAAGAATATTGTTATCCATTTAACAGGAATAAGCTTGGCGACTACTATGAAATGCTATGGCGATGCGCCAAGTGCGGATATTGCAGGAACGTCTTCCCGTCAGACACTGAGCATGAGAGGTTCGGCAGACAATGTCCTCCGGGAGAACGATTCAGGTTTGAAGCCTACTATGCATCCGGAAGAAATGAGATGACGCGGCGCCTCATTGAAGGAAAACAGGAGCTCACAGAGAGGCTCCGGCATATCCTTTACACATGCACGACATGTAATGCCTGCGAGGAATGGTGTTCAGCCACACAGGGTCTTTACACTCTGAAAATAATCATGGAATTAAGAAAATATTTTGTTGAACATGGAGGAGACATTGTTCCCCAGCACCGCAAAATAATTCAAAACCTTGAAAAGAATTACAACAGGGTAAACCGCAACAACAAAGACAGATTGGGCTGGCTCCCTGATAAAGGGAGAGGAATTGAAAAAGCTGATGTTGTTTACTTTGTAGGTTGCAGGTCGTCATTTAGAAGGATAGAGATTGCAAAAAGTGCCTACGAATTACTTACAGAAAAGCTCGGCTTAAAAGTCTCATTCATAGAAGATGAACGCTGCTGCGGCAGGCCTCTCCTTGAAATCGGCAAAGAAGAGATGGCGATAGAATTCATGCAGCACAATGTGGAAAAGATAAAGGAGTCAGGAGCAAGTCAGGTGTTTTTTACATGCGCAGAATGTTTCCATAATTTCAACATACTTGAAAGCTTCGGGATAAAAAGGGAATTTGAGACAACACATATAAGCCAGTTCCTTGCTTTACAACTTAAAAGCGGGAAACTTTCTTTAGAGGGAATGGGAAAACGCAGAATCACTTTCCATGACCCGTGCTATCTGGGAAGACACGAAGGCGTTTACGAAGACCCGCGGGAATTGCTCTCGGCAATACCCGGAAGTGAGCTCGTTGAAATGCCCCGCAACAGGAAGAATGCCTGGTGCTGCGGAGCGGGAGGAGGTGTAAAGGAAGCTTTCATTGATTATGCGCAATGGATCGCGCAGGAACGGATGGAAGAGATTAAATCAGTAAATGCAGATTTGCTTATAACATCATGCCCCGGGTGCAAAGAAAATCTCTGGGGGAAGGCAAAGGCAAACCAGGTAGAGATACTCGATCTTGCAGAGCTTATAAACAGGACGGTAAAAGGATAG
- a CDS encoding YdcF family protein has translation MIFLSKLLPLLFYPLGLAIELVGAAIICIYKNKKNAAYVLLGFSVFILLFFSSQAVGFGLVKILERQYMPVDPAKVKADAIVILSGATRPKMYPRRYVEFNEASERILESVRLYKAGSAPVVVASGGGIDFMLKGQREGDDMREAMIELGIPADAIINENESRNTHENAVCVKKLMDEKKLRKKILLVTSAFHMPRSVSIFRKEGFDVIPAPADYLVEDSEYSWYYFMPRPENLIYSTIAIKEFIGMAVYRAMGWM, from the coding sequence ATGATTTTTTTATCAAAGCTCCTTCCACTGCTGTTCTATCCTCTCGGGCTTGCAATTGAACTTGTGGGAGCAGCGATAATATGTATCTACAAAAATAAAAAGAATGCAGCTTATGTCTTGTTGGGATTTTCGGTTTTTATACTTTTATTTTTTTCAAGCCAGGCGGTAGGTTTCGGGTTGGTCAAAATTCTTGAACGTCAGTATATGCCGGTTGACCCGGCGAAAGTTAAGGCTGATGCAATTGTAATATTGAGTGGTGCAACGCGTCCTAAGATGTATCCACGCAGATATGTTGAATTTAATGAGGCTTCTGAGCGCATACTTGAATCAGTGCGGCTATATAAAGCCGGTTCGGCCCCTGTCGTAGTTGCATCAGGAGGCGGGATCGATTTTATGCTTAAGGGGCAAAGGGAAGGAGATGACATGCGGGAGGCAATGATAGAACTTGGAATTCCCGCTGATGCGATTATTAATGAGAATGAATCACGAAATACACATGAGAATGCTGTTTGTGTTAAAAAATTAATGGATGAGAAAAAGCTGAGGAAGAAGATACTTCTTGTAACATCAGCTTTTCATATGCCCCGCTCTGTATCTATTTTCAGGAAGGAAGGGTTTGATGTAATACCTGCACCCGCTGATTACCTGGTCGAAGACAGCGAATATTCATGGTATTACTTTATGCCGCGCCCTGAAAATCTCATCTATTCCACCATAGCAATAAAAGAGTTTATAGGCATGGCTGTCTACAGGGCTATGGGGTGGATGTAG
- a CDS encoding FAD-binding oxidoreductase → MDIIKEQLAGIVGKNNLILASENLEELEPYYRGNISFIPERAPLMAVKPGTVEEIQAILKVAAMNKLPVTPFSSGKNGHGGAIPSVPGITIDLRRLNRIHLIDDVSRNAIIEAGVTFAQLQEKAKEKKLRVLTPIELPSDSSVVSSYVDMEPLYSWPRYGVESILTMEVLLPNGEILKTGFAAIPLADKPYFPFGTNPAYLNKVWFGAQGTLGIVTKAVVKLKTLHETKKVLFIPFNSFMESFPAIKEIKRFGYPVEFFVADAAYLAGLLSEESGQFTQLKNDLPPVTAVIVLRGEKEEVAYQREDILELSGKLNFSVIDSLPADSQAAAKILDEIELPKGYEGFSKLRGGYSVIPFITMAMQIPMFERILGQMTQAFSYDRKNIGSLLIPVEPTRVHFQYSFYYSSANPQEQMITQKLFETLSSTLIKIGAFFSRPYGNWAEQVYAKAGGYKSMVKEIKKVIDPDNIMNPGKLNL, encoded by the coding sequence TTGGATATAATAAAAGAACAACTGGCGGGAATTGTAGGAAAGAACAACCTCATTCTCGCTTCAGAGAACCTCGAGGAACTTGAGCCATACTACAGGGGAAACATAAGCTTCATCCCTGAAAGGGCTCCGCTCATGGCGGTAAAACCGGGAACAGTAGAAGAGATACAGGCAATCCTTAAAGTGGCTGCAATGAACAAGCTCCCGGTAACTCCCTTCAGTTCAGGAAAGAACGGACACGGAGGTGCAATACCGTCAGTTCCTGGAATCACCATTGATTTACGGAGGCTTAATCGTATCCACCTTATAGATGATGTGAGCAGGAACGCCATAATTGAAGCAGGCGTTACCTTTGCCCAGCTTCAGGAAAAGGCAAAGGAGAAAAAACTTCGGGTGCTGACGCCAATCGAACTTCCTTCCGACTCATCAGTCGTATCAAGTTACGTTGACATGGAACCGCTTTATTCATGGCCAAGATACGGCGTTGAATCTATCCTTACAATGGAAGTCCTTCTACCAAATGGTGAGATCTTAAAAACCGGATTCGCCGCAATACCATTAGCCGACAAGCCCTACTTCCCCTTTGGCACGAACCCAGCTTATCTTAACAAGGTATGGTTCGGAGCGCAGGGGACATTAGGTATTGTCACAAAAGCGGTAGTGAAACTAAAGACTCTGCACGAGACAAAAAAGGTACTTTTCATCCCGTTCAATTCTTTCATGGAAAGCTTCCCTGCAATAAAAGAGATAAAACGTTTCGGTTACCCTGTTGAGTTCTTTGTCGCAGATGCGGCATATCTTGCAGGACTTCTCTCCGAAGAAAGCGGACAGTTTACCCAGCTTAAAAACGACCTTCCACCTGTAACGGCTGTAATTGTGTTAAGGGGGGAAAAGGAGGAAGTCGCTTACCAGAGGGAGGACATACTGGAACTATCCGGGAAGCTTAATTTCAGTGTTATAGATTCACTCCCTGCTGACAGTCAAGCCGCGGCAAAAATCCTTGACGAGATAGAACTGCCAAAGGGATATGAAGGGTTTTCAAAATTAAGGGGAGGCTACAGCGTGATTCCCTTCATCACTATGGCAATGCAGATACCTATGTTTGAAAGGATTTTGGGACAGATGACGCAGGCTTTCAGCTATGACAGGAAAAATATTGGTTCACTTCTCATTCCTGTTGAGCCCACAAGGGTGCATTTCCAGTATTCATTCTATTATAGCTCTGCGAATCCGCAGGAACAGATGATAACACAGAAACTCTTTGAGACTTTGAGCAGTACACTGATAAAGATAGGCGCCTTCTTCTCAAGACCTTATGGGAACTGGGCTGAGCAGGTTTATGCAAAAGCAGGCGGCTATAAATCAATGGTAAAAGAAATTAAAAAGGTGATTGACCCGGACAACATAATGAATCCTGGAAAGTTAAATCTCTAA
- a CDS encoding PAS domain-containing protein, with translation MADKDSTSSRDDYLRKLAEEKASENEPANKRFLSPEETHRLLHELQVHQIELEIQNEELLRSQDELKASQERYFELYDLAPVGYLTISEEGQILETNLTAATMLGTPRGALLKQRITRFILPEDQDIYYLHRKRISDVGVQKKWEMRLVCSDGHAFWAFLQATLTQNGDYRITLIDISERKRAEDELCNLNKELEQRIAKRTKELSDKCEELENANRIFVDRELRMIELKEKIAELEKKQI, from the coding sequence ATGGCAGATAAAGACTCCACTTCATCCCGGGATGACTATTTGCGTAAACTTGCGGAAGAAAAGGCCAGCGAAAATGAGCCTGCAAATAAAAGATTTTTATCTCCTGAAGAGACACATCGGTTGCTCCATGAGTTGCAGGTGCATCAGATCGAACTGGAGATACAGAACGAGGAGCTTCTCCGTTCGCAGGATGAGCTGAAAGCTTCCCAGGAACGATATTTCGAACTTTACGATCTAGCGCCGGTTGGCTATTTGACCATCAGTGAAGAGGGACAGATATTAGAGACAAATCTTACTGCTGCTACTATGCTTGGCACACCACGAGGCGCATTGCTCAAACAGCGGATTACCCGATTTATCCTTCCGGAAGATCAGGACATATACTATCTCCATCGCAAAAGAATTAGCGATGTGGGTGTTCAGAAAAAATGGGAGATGCGGCTGGTTTGTTCTGACGGGCACGCTTTCTGGGCTTTTCTGCAGGCGACATTGACACAGAATGGCGATTACAGGATAACGCTTATCGACATTAGCGAGCGCAAGCGGGCAGAAGATGAGCTTTGTAATCTCAATAAAGAGCTTGAGCAGCGCATTGCTAAAAGGACAAAGGAGCTTAGTGACAAGTGTGAAGAACTGGAGAATGCCAACCGGATATTTGTTGACAGGGAGTTAAGGATGATTGAGCTAAAGGAGAAGATTGCAGAGTTGGAGAAAAAGCAGATTTGA